A single genomic interval of bacterium harbors:
- a CDS encoding helix-turn-helix transcriptional regulator, producing MSDMGILQNKFHYILKEQNLSYCKLAKLIDEYESSLISMIKGKRPFTEKTIKKILPILKVTKEEFESWIIADKYPKEILELAVQIKKNFPYKNKSILTNNIDCLLEKKEVSRTTLSKEINYSQSGLNQIITGKRTMSASILKKLSDFFEISQEQILSWIIADKYSLEILEQALLCTGNEYFN from the coding sequence ATGAGTGATATGGGTATATTGCAAAACAAATTTCATTATATTCTAAAAGAGCAGAATTTATCTTATTGTAAACTTGCTAAATTAATCGACGAATATGAGTCATCTCTTATTTCAATGATTAAAGGAAAAAGACCTTTTACTGAAAAAACGATTAAAAAAATTCTTCCAATTCTTAAAGTTACAAAAGAAGAGTTTGAAAGCTGGATTATTGCCGATAAATATCCAAAAGAAATTTTAGAACTTGCCGTTCAAATAAAAAAAAATTTTCCCTATAAAAACAAATCAATACTTACAAACAATATTGATTGTCTACTAGAAAAAAAAGAGGTTTCCCGCACAACTTTAAGTAAAGAAATCAATTACAGCCAAAGCGGTTTAAATCAAATAATAACAGGTAAAAGAACAATGTCTGCGTCAATTCTGAAAAAATTATCAGATTTTTTTGAGATTTCTCAAGAGCAAATTTTAAGTTGGATTATTGCTGACAAATACTCTTTGGAGATTCTGGAACAAGCCTTGCTTTGTACCGGAAACGAATATTTCAATTAA
- a CDS encoding nucleotidyltransferase domain-containing protein yields MPKRKIVKIIQELNKLIKEMYPDLKGLYLYGSQLKGTAHKNSDVDIIAIFDEVSREKTFEISGILCDLQYKYDIYIDLHEYTEEDLQKNPYYYNEVVNKGQYYAAA; encoded by the coding sequence ATGCCGAAAAGAAAAATTGTAAAAATCATTCAAGAATTGAATAAGCTAATAAAAGAAATGTATCCTGATCTCAAAGGATTATATCTCTATGGTAGCCAGCTTAAAGGAACTGCTCATAAAAATTCGGACGTAGATATAATTGCAATATTTGACGAAGTTTCAAGAGAAAAAACTTTTGAAATAAGTGGCATACTTTGTGATTTACAATACAAATATGATATTTACATTGATTTACATGAGTATACAGAAGAAGATTTACAAAAAAATCCTTATTATTACAATGAAGTAGTGAATAAAGGTCAATATTATGCAGCAGCATAG